In Natronoarchaeum philippinense, a single window of DNA contains:
- a CDS encoding DUF7562 family protein codes for MWGSRSRESKSVTCIACGTSLRREHAREYDKYGDRWDRDGKEFEYLCKACDRELCHQPRDELEGLLVEVAAGEHSQDEFLSWYSALVEERYGSLEEQ; via the coding sequence ATGTGGGGATCCCGGTCCCGGGAGTCGAAGTCGGTCACCTGTATCGCCTGTGGGACCTCACTCCGCCGCGAGCACGCCCGCGAGTACGACAAGTACGGCGATCGGTGGGACCGCGACGGCAAGGAGTTCGAGTACCTCTGTAAGGCCTGCGACCGTGAGCTGTGCCACCAGCCCCGCGACGAACTCGAAGGGCTACTCGTCGAAGTGGCTGCCGGCGAACACTCACAGGACGAGTTTTTGTCGTGGTACAGCGCGCTCGTCGAGGAGCGGTACGGCTCGCTCGAAGAGCAGTAG
- a CDS encoding RNA-binding protein: MEVKSRHHLRSDDVSELESTIGAQLGVDVGGDSYELVELEGTEFDLVLVDGDPLVLYVDDEPFLTVRGANACDPESNVVTVDAGAVSFVSDGADVMRPGIVEADESIAAGDLVAIAEESHGKVLGIGRARVDGEEMDGDEGKVVDSVHHVGDDLYDFVV; encoded by the coding sequence ATGGAAGTCAAATCTCGTCACCACCTCCGGAGCGACGACGTGTCGGAACTGGAGTCGACGATCGGAGCGCAACTCGGCGTCGACGTCGGCGGCGATTCCTACGAACTGGTCGAGTTGGAGGGCACCGAGTTCGATCTGGTGCTGGTCGACGGCGACCCGCTCGTGCTGTACGTCGACGACGAGCCGTTCCTGACGGTTCGTGGGGCCAACGCGTGCGATCCCGAGAGTAACGTCGTCACGGTCGACGCCGGCGCCGTGTCTTTCGTCAGCGACGGCGCCGACGTGATGCGGCCCGGCATCGTCGAGGCCGACGAGAGCATCGCGGCCGGCGATCTCGTGGCGATCGCCGAGGAGTCCCACGGCAAGGTGCTCGGCATCGGACGGGCCCGCGTCGACGGCGAGGAAATGGACGGCGACGAGGGGAAAGTGGTCGACTCGGTCCACCACGTCGGCGACGACCTGTACGACTTCGTCGTCTGA
- a CDS encoding universal stress protein, translating into MTLNTILVAAGPGDAERAEEIADATVEVAAPSNATVVLSHVFTEEEYDDVLERLEFDTERTEVTPDEVAQRHATIRTLADSLDAYDVEFEIRGAIGEHGETITDLAEETGADRVIVGGRKRSPTGKAVFGSTAQTVMLSAPCPVTFVREE; encoded by the coding sequence ATGACGCTCAACACCATTCTCGTCGCCGCCGGCCCCGGCGACGCAGAGCGAGCCGAAGAGATCGCAGACGCCACCGTCGAGGTAGCGGCCCCCTCGAACGCGACGGTCGTGCTCTCGCACGTGTTTACCGAGGAGGAGTACGACGACGTGCTCGAACGGCTGGAGTTCGACACGGAACGCACCGAGGTAACGCCCGACGAGGTCGCCCAGCGCCACGCGACGATCCGGACGCTGGCGGACTCGCTCGACGCCTACGATGTCGAGTTCGAGATCCGCGGCGCGATCGGCGAGCACGGCGAGACGATCACCGATCTGGCCGAGGAGACCGGTGCGGACCGCGTCATCGTCGGCGGCCGCAAGCGCTCTCCGACGGGGAAAGCCGTCTTCGGCAGCACCGCCCAGACGGTGATGCTGTCGGCGCCGTGTCCGGTCACGTTCGTCCGCGAGGAGTAG
- a CDS encoding SDR family NAD(P)-dependent oxidoreductase: MIDTDLSGRVVLVTGSARGVGRELLLAAAERGASVAVHYNTSDEAAREVAEAATERGAHDVTTVGADVTDPDAVDDLFEAVEDDLGTVDVLVNNVGNFAPVHWEEMDTDQWHGIFATNVHSTYLCSRRALPAMREGEYGRIVNIGYASSEKGLISPKNAPYFMAKAAVLMFTRMLAGDTQDDGITVNAVSPYVVENSAEFPDELPRGRPAAFEDLIQAVMFFLDDDSDYVSGENIEVDGGWLPEDV; this comes from the coding sequence ATGATCGACACGGACCTCAGCGGTCGGGTCGTCCTCGTCACCGGCAGCGCCCGCGGCGTCGGTCGCGAACTGCTGCTGGCGGCCGCCGAGCGCGGCGCCAGCGTCGCGGTCCACTACAACACGAGCGACGAGGCCGCCCGCGAGGTCGCCGAAGCGGCCACGGAGCGCGGCGCCCACGACGTGACCACAGTCGGCGCCGACGTGACCGATCCCGACGCCGTCGACGACCTGTTCGAGGCCGTCGAGGACGATCTCGGCACCGTCGACGTGCTCGTGAACAACGTCGGGAACTTCGCGCCCGTCCACTGGGAGGAGATGGACACAGACCAGTGGCACGGCATATTTGCGACGAACGTCCACTCGACCTACCTCTGTTCGCGCCGTGCGCTCCCAGCTATGCGCGAGGGCGAGTACGGCCGGATCGTCAACATCGGCTACGCCTCCAGCGAGAAGGGCCTGATCAGCCCCAAGAACGCGCCCTACTTCATGGCCAAGGCCGCCGTCTTGATGTTCACGCGGATGCTCGCCGGCGACACGCAGGACGACGGCATCACCGTCAACGCCGTCTCGCCCTATGTCGTCGAGAACTCCGCGGAGTTCCCCGACGAACTGCCGCGGGGCCGCCCCGCCGCGTTCGAGGACCTGATTCAGGCGGTCATGTTCTTCCTCGACGACGACAGCGACTACGTCAGTGGGGAGAATATCGAAGTCGACGGTGGATGGCTGCCCGAGGACGTGTAG
- a CDS encoding RNB domain-containing ribonuclease, whose protein sequence is MTSESQAEAGTAESQGPVEIDEEMARHLENKREELFEKLGIRDEFPQEVLDEAEERTEGIQQQIADEVDERDDLREMTTWTVDPIDAQDFDDAISIEERDEEYVLWVHIADVTHYVNPDTAMWDEAVERGNTVYLPGYTIHMLPPVLAETVCSLVPNEDRLAHTVEMHLDKETLGYDEIEIYKSVIRSDARLTYTEAENLLDEPESADDLLEDPEVDLAEKCELVWEVADRMHEQRKEEGSLVLNPARDRAHTIIEECMLKANKAVTHKLMWDRGVEAMYRVHPQPSPDEWDEALREIQELDGVSIPADSWDDPRKAVNATLEEAPGRQLDKIQWAVMKVMPRAKYMNDPFGGHHALNFEIYGHFTSPIRRLSDLINHWIVYTNDVPEDLAALCDHASDQQKDAEQCEREYKDFLQEVGLDPSAVNNRGIEVVDEE, encoded by the coding sequence ATGACCAGCGAGTCCCAGGCCGAAGCGGGCACGGCCGAGAGCCAGGGCCCCGTCGAGATCGACGAGGAGATGGCTCGCCACCTAGAGAACAAGCGCGAGGAACTGTTCGAGAAACTCGGGATCCGTGACGAGTTCCCGCAGGAAGTCCTCGACGAAGCCGAGGAACGGACCGAGGGAATCCAGCAACAGATCGCCGACGAAGTCGACGAGCGCGACGATCTGCGGGAGATGACCACGTGGACCGTCGACCCGATCGACGCCCAAGACTTCGACGACGCCATCTCGATCGAGGAGCGCGACGAGGAGTACGTGCTGTGGGTCCACATCGCCGACGTGACCCACTACGTCAACCCCGACACCGCGATGTGGGACGAGGCCGTCGAGCGGGGCAACACCGTCTACCTGCCGGGCTACACGATCCACATGCTCCCCCCGGTGCTGGCCGAGACGGTCTGCTCGCTCGTCCCCAACGAGGATCGGCTCGCCCACACCGTCGAGATGCACCTCGACAAGGAGACGCTGGGCTACGACGAGATCGAGATCTACAAGTCGGTGATCCGCAGCGACGCCCGCCTGACCTACACCGAAGCCGAGAACCTGCTCGACGAGCCCGAGTCGGCCGACGACCTGCTGGAAGACCCCGAAGTCGATCTCGCCGAGAAGTGCGAACTCGTCTGGGAGGTCGCCGACCGGATGCACGAACAGCGCAAGGAAGAGGGATCGCTCGTGCTCAACCCCGCGCGGGACCGGGCTCACACGATCATCGAGGAGTGCATGCTGAAGGCCAACAAGGCCGTCACGCACAAGCTCATGTGGGACCGCGGCGTCGAGGCGATGTATCGGGTTCACCCCCAGCCCAGCCCCGACGAGTGGGACGAGGCGCTGCGGGAGATTCAGGAACTCGACGGCGTGTCGATCCCCGCCGACTCGTGGGACGACCCGCGCAAGGCCGTCAACGCTACCTTAGAGGAAGCGCCGGGCCGCCAACTCGACAAGATCCAGTGGGCCGTGATGAAGGTGATGCCCCGCGCGAAGTACATGAACGACCCCTTCGGCGGCCACCACGCGCTGAACTTCGAAATTTACGGCCACTTCACCAGTCCGATCCGCCGACTCTCGGACCTGATCAACCACTGGATCGTCTACACGAACGACGTGCCGGAGGATCTCGCCGCGCTGTGTGACCACGCCTCCGACCAGCAGAAAGACGCCGAACAGTGCGAGCGCGAGTACAAGGACTTCCTGCAGGAGGTCGGCCTCGACCCCAGCGCGGTGAACAACCGCGGGATCGAGGTCGTCGACGAGGAGTAG
- a CDS encoding ROK family protein, with translation MVNYAGVDLGATNVRAVVAVDGTIIGSHKRGTPRGPTGIAVTEAVLESLRAACDDGGIEPSSIAAAGIGSIGPLDLAEGAVMDPANLPDTIDRIPLTGPISKLIDSSDVYLHNDTIAGVIGERFHSDRNPDDMVYLTISSGIGAGVTVDGHVLSGWDGNAGEVGHMMVDPQGRLTCGCGKDGHWEAYCSGNNIPRYAEMIYEDDPVDTAMPIEDPDFSAADVFEYAGEDALADHVIDQTAHWNAMGLANIIHSYAPIVVYVGGAVALNNEELVLDPIREKLPEMVFTNLPDVQLTTLGDDVVVKGALASAMTEGTGDRTRMS, from the coding sequence ATGGTGAACTACGCGGGGGTCGACCTCGGCGCGACCAACGTCCGGGCGGTCGTCGCCGTCGACGGGACGATCATCGGCTCACACAAGCGGGGAACGCCTCGCGGCCCGACGGGGATCGCCGTCACCGAGGCCGTCCTAGAGTCGCTCCGGGCCGCGTGCGACGACGGCGGAATCGAGCCGTCCTCGATCGCGGCCGCAGGCATCGGATCGATCGGACCGCTCGATCTCGCTGAGGGCGCGGTGATGGACCCGGCGAACCTGCCCGACACGATCGATCGGATCCCCCTGACCGGCCCGATCTCCAAACTGATCGACAGCAGCGACGTGTACCTGCACAACGACACGATCGCGGGCGTCATCGGCGAGCGGTTCCACAGCGACCGCAACCCCGACGATATGGTCTATCTGACGATCTCCAGTGGCATCGGCGCCGGCGTCACCGTCGACGGACACGTCCTCTCGGGCTGGGACGGCAACGCCGGCGAGGTCGGCCACATGATGGTCGACCCGCAGGGACGGCTCACGTGTGGCTGTGGCAAGGACGGCCACTGGGAGGCCTACTGCTCGGGCAACAACATCCCGAGGTACGCCGAGATGATCTACGAGGACGACCCCGTCGACACGGCGATGCCGATCGAGGATCCCGACTTTTCGGCCGCCGACGTGTTCGAGTACGCCGGCGAGGACGCGCTGGCCGACCACGTCATCGACCAGACCGCCCACTGGAACGCGATGGGGCTTGCTAACATCATCCACTCCTACGCGCCGATCGTCGTCTACGTCGGCGGCGCCGTCGCGCTCAACAACGAGGAACTCGTTCTCGATCCGATCCGCGAGAAGCTCCCCGAAATGGTCTTTACGAACCTCCCCGACGTGCAGTTGACGACGCTGGGCGACGACGTGGTCGTGAAAGGTGCCCTCGCCAGCGCGATGACCGAGGGGACCGGCGACCGGACTCGGATGTCGTAG
- a CDS encoding cell division protein SepF has translation MGLMSTILGGRGSRSTEDYVELDLDDFESVATEAAMQVHIAEISGQADAIDIKDAVYDGDMVIADITRLRTSDSTAEHVIDELRQVASEVDGDIVQKGDDQLIVTPTGVKISRKKLGNGA, from the coding sequence ATGGGTCTCATGAGCACCATCCTCGGCGGCCGGGGCTCTCGGAGCACCGAGGACTACGTCGAGCTCGATCTCGACGACTTCGAGTCGGTCGCAACGGAGGCGGCGATGCAGGTTCACATCGCCGAGATCAGCGGACAGGCAGACGCCATCGACATCAAAGACGCCGTCTACGACGGCGACATGGTGATCGCGGACATCACGCGACTCCGAACCAGCGACAGCACAGCAGAACACGTCATCGACGAGCTGCGACAGGTCGCCAGCGAAGTCGACGGCGACATCGTTCAGAAGGGCGACGACCAGCTGATCGTGACGCCGACGGGCGTGAAGATCAGCCGCAAAAAGCTCGGCAACGGCGCGTAG
- a CDS encoding NifU family protein, producing the protein MSTDASEDAPDDAGDGEETLAEEIETWLVKQMPIIQMHGGTSNVRKADPETGEVVVELGGGCAGCDVADITAGNIEADLIKKYPEVSEVTVRVPESGDSFGVDQKESVMGVDRTEGGRGDFKDGRW; encoded by the coding sequence ATGAGCACCGACGCCTCCGAGGACGCTCCCGACGACGCGGGCGACGGCGAGGAGACGCTCGCCGAGGAGATCGAGACGTGGCTGGTAAAACAGATGCCGATCATCCAGATGCACGGCGGGACGAGCAACGTTCGCAAGGCCGACCCCGAGACGGGCGAGGTCGTCGTCGAACTCGGCGGCGGCTGTGCCGGCTGTGACGTGGCAGACATCACGGCTGGCAACATCGAGGCCGACCTGATCAAGAAGTACCCCGAGGTCAGCGAGGTGACGGTTCGGGTCCCCGAATCCGGGGACAGCTTCGGCGTCGACCAGAAAGAGAGCGTGATGGGGGTCGACCGCACCGAAGGCGGGCGCGGCGACTTCAAAGACGGCCGCTGGTAG
- a CDS encoding PGF-CTERM sorting domain-containing protein — MAEHTPPTRTIVIAALAVLVLGGVVAVAAAAPNAQHADPAAQTAAPPGENGTDSELLESEFVVEAPEEGDEYFEAAASDGSWVSYVNPRDEYRDPYLGSGSGKICVTLVNQAGNVVAGESVPDTQVTIPTGETLSWHSEADPIEVQYPLTEHYERPLDADQFGTSPDVAQGDGYLDSHCVEFHGPSENATISYGAARIEGEHADRIDVAGYIQQANMPGWDTDIDPVADAVPYEQVGGWTYRPGASHGQVVVVLQLDPPADDGTGDESDPDDGTDPESGDDGDDGNTTDPNDGQDAQNGTDPDPNGGGNESGEENESADRATGASDDGDSLPGFGVTITLVALSVVALTRARR, encoded by the coding sequence ATGGCCGAACACACGCCTCCGACCAGAACGATCGTAATCGCCGCCCTCGCAGTGCTTGTACTGGGTGGCGTCGTCGCGGTTGCCGCCGCGGCGCCGAACGCACAGCACGCCGATCCCGCCGCGCAGACCGCCGCACCCCCCGGTGAGAACGGAACTGACAGTGAACTCCTCGAATCGGAATTCGTCGTCGAGGCGCCCGAGGAGGGCGACGAGTACTTCGAGGCCGCCGCCAGCGACGGGAGTTGGGTGAGCTACGTCAACCCGCGCGACGAGTACCGAGATCCGTATCTCGGCTCCGGCTCGGGCAAGATCTGCGTCACGTTGGTGAACCAAGCGGGCAACGTCGTCGCCGGCGAATCGGTGCCGGACACGCAGGTCACGATTCCGACCGGGGAGACGCTGTCGTGGCACTCGGAAGCCGATCCGATCGAGGTCCAATACCCGCTGACCGAGCACTACGAGCGACCGCTGGACGCCGATCAGTTCGGAACCAGCCCGGATGTCGCGCAGGGTGATGGCTACCTCGACAGCCACTGCGTGGAGTTCCACGGCCCCAGCGAGAACGCGACGATCAGCTACGGCGCGGCCCGTATCGAGGGCGAGCACGCCGACCGAATTGACGTGGCGGGCTACATCCAGCAGGCGAACATGCCCGGCTGGGATACCGACATCGACCCGGTCGCCGACGCCGTCCCCTACGAACAGGTCGGTGGCTGGACGTACCGCCCCGGCGCCTCCCACGGACAGGTCGTCGTCGTGCTCCAACTGGACCCGCCCGCGGACGACGGCACCGGCGACGAGTCCGATCCGGACGACGGGACCGATCCTGAAAGCGGTGACGACGGTGACGACGGCAACACCACCGACCCGAACGACGGGCAGGACGCGCAGAACGGCACCGACCCCGATCCGAACGGCGGCGGGAACGAGTCCGGCGAAGAAAACGAGTCCGCCGATAGAGCGACAGGAGCCAGCGACGACGGCGACTCGCTCCCCGGCTTCGGCGTCACGATCACGCTCGTCGCGCTGTCAGTCGTCGCGCTGACACGCGCGCGCCGCTGA
- a CDS encoding TetR/AcrR family transcriptional regulator, giving the protein MGDAASDESSEDADPREEIMEATYSALGEHGYADLTMQHIADHLGKSTSLLHYHFDTKEDLLVAFIDHIISKFREEHLPPDDLPPEERLREFLDLWVFDPDEQERAAMHLALLELRSRGPFNEAYREQLVRSDELLRGTIEEMLRDGVESGAFESVDPEPTARMIAATLDGARTRQITLDDPAYTPTVRDELADRLVEQLLADAEASAGDESGG; this is encoded by the coding sequence ATGGGCGACGCTGCCAGCGACGAGTCGAGTGAGGACGCCGACCCCCGGGAGGAGATCATGGAGGCGACCTACAGCGCGCTCGGCGAGCACGGCTACGCGGATCTGACGATGCAACACATCGCGGACCACCTCGGCAAGAGCACATCGCTGTTGCACTATCACTTCGACACGAAAGAGGACCTGCTGGTGGCGTTTATCGACCACATCATCTCGAAGTTCCGGGAGGAACACCTCCCGCCGGACGACCTCCCGCCCGAGGAACGGCTGCGAGAGTTTCTCGACCTGTGGGTGTTCGACCCCGACGAGCAAGAGCGGGCGGCGATGCACCTCGCGCTCCTCGAACTTCGGTCGCGGGGGCCGTTCAACGAAGCCTACCGCGAGCAACTGGTCCGCAGCGACGAGTTGTTGCGAGGCACCATCGAGGAAATGCTCCGCGATGGCGTCGAGTCGGGGGCGTTCGAGTCCGTCGATCCCGAGCCGACCGCCCGGATGATCGCCGCGACGCTGGACGGCGCTCGGACGCGCCAGATCACGCTCGACGATCCCGCGTACACGCCGACCGTCCGGGACGAGTTGGCCGACAGGCTCGTCGAGCAGTTGCTCGCCGACGCCGAAGCGAGTGCGGGCGACGAGTCCGGGGGTTAA
- a CDS encoding LVIVD repeat-containing protein — protein MRRRDVLRAGIGGLALTAAAGDSAAHPDQHFLPFGSVDVDGAKEAVVGDDGTVAYVAAGNGFATVDVSDTTAPQLLAERREPLADRSEGPVGELWDCRLDGDRLIVVGPANTAADLHNGVLLYDVSDPAAPELLTFYRTSFPIHNAEFADGRVYLTGNDGLSNPLVILDAADDGLTQIGRWSPLSYDDGWADVGPSLRPLHDVQVRDGLAALAYWDIGTWLVDVSDPANPSYVARVGDYDREELTGLDTMAAATERMIPPGNAHYCEFNDDRTVLGVGKEAWAVEDGNGDRRGGPGGISLYDISDPSAPEQLAHIDAPAAENNTRQGQFTTSHNFELSEGRLYSSWYFGGTMIHDVRDPSRPIRIAWWQNPDEASFWTARLARAGECVVASSAEATTPQLAEQGRLYTFPDGPVSDAALPEGVDEPDGSGGENGDNSGTPLPGFGVSAAALGLGLGAWSALRRDAEE, from the coding sequence ATGCGACGACGCGACGTTCTTCGAGCGGGTATCGGCGGCCTCGCGCTCACGGCCGCCGCCGGCGATTCGGCGGCACACCCGGACCAGCACTTTCTGCCGTTCGGGAGCGTCGATGTCGACGGCGCAAAGGAGGCGGTCGTCGGCGACGACGGGACGGTCGCGTACGTTGCCGCCGGTAACGGATTCGCGACCGTCGATGTCTCCGATACCACCGCCCCGCAGCTCCTCGCCGAGCGCCGCGAGCCGCTTGCCGACCGATCGGAAGGCCCGGTCGGCGAACTCTGGGACTGCCGGCTCGACGGCGACCGGCTGATCGTCGTCGGCCCGGCAAACACGGCTGCCGACCTCCACAACGGCGTCTTGCTGTACGACGTATCCGATCCGGCGGCGCCGGAACTACTTACGTTCTACCGGACCTCGTTCCCGATCCACAACGCCGAGTTCGCCGACGGACGGGTGTATCTCACCGGCAACGACGGACTCTCGAACCCGCTGGTGATCCTCGACGCCGCCGACGACGGGCTAACGCAGATCGGCCGGTGGTCGCCGCTTTCCTACGACGACGGCTGGGCGGATGTCGGCCCTTCCTTGCGCCCGCTGCACGACGTGCAGGTCAGAGACGGGTTGGCGGCGCTTGCCTACTGGGACATCGGGACGTGGCTCGTCGACGTGTCCGATCCCGCGAACCCGTCGTACGTCGCCCGCGTCGGGGACTACGACCGCGAGGAACTGACCGGCCTCGACACGATGGCAGCCGCGACCGAGCGCATGATCCCTCCCGGGAACGCCCACTACTGCGAGTTCAACGACGACCGGACGGTACTCGGCGTCGGCAAGGAAGCGTGGGCCGTCGAGGACGGCAACGGCGACCGGCGCGGCGGACCCGGCGGCATCAGCCTCTACGATATCTCTGACCCGTCGGCACCCGAGCAACTGGCACATATCGACGCGCCGGCCGCCGAGAACAACACCCGACAGGGGCAGTTCACTACGTCGCACAACTTCGAGCTCTCCGAGGGACGGCTCTACTCCTCGTGGTACTTTGGCGGCACGATGATCCACGACGTGCGCGACCCGTCCCGCCCGATCCGGATCGCGTGGTGGCAAAACCCCGACGAAGCGAGCTTCTGGACGGCCCGGCTCGCCAGAGCCGGCGAGTGCGTCGTCGCCAGCAGTGCCGAGGCGACCACTCCCCAGCTCGCAGAGCAAGGACGCCTCTACACCTTCCCGGACGGTCCGGTCAGCGACGCCGCGCTTCCGGAGGGTGTTGACGAGCCTGACGGTTCCGGCGGGGAGAACGGTGACAACTCGGGGACGCCGCTGCCGGGCTTTGGCGTCAGCGCGGCGGCGCTCGGGCTCGGACTCGGCGCTTGGAGCGCGCTGCGGCGCGACGCCGAAGAGTGA
- a CDS encoding permease, with translation METTMLNEVLEALRIGVGFLWTAAWAIIMGLTITSLVQVYVSKERMAQVLGDGDLSGLTKATAFGAASSGCSFGAVAIGKGLFKKGAHAVNFLAFMFASTNLIVELGLMILLLLGWEFLLAELLGGLVLIAVMAVIVHLTLPENLFDEVRETLNERDREAGVTEDPTCGMEGKAEYTLTTDGGETLQFCSEGCMETYRQETASRGGWRDELLSWGGWYKIGNQYRKEWSMIWKDVVAGFLISGFVIVFVPQWVWNALFVQGDGVLVTAENAIMGVFIAVISFVGSMGNVPFAVALWGGGISFAGVIAFVYADLITIPVLNVYRKYYGWKIMLYILGVFFVTMAFTGFLMELLFDALRIVPNLASGETATEQTYFKFNYTFYLNLLAVALSGFLLYVYRRGLGAPGQYRDPVCGMRTGESEPAATHDGETYYFCSQTCKETFEANPADYATGQPMVMDGHDH, from the coding sequence ATGGAGACGACGATGCTCAATGAGGTCTTGGAAGCCCTCCGCATCGGTGTCGGGTTCCTCTGGACGGCGGCGTGGGCGATCATCATGGGGCTCACGATCACAAGTCTCGTTCAAGTGTACGTCTCTAAGGAGCGGATGGCGCAGGTGCTGGGCGATGGTGACCTGAGCGGTCTCACAAAGGCGACCGCGTTCGGGGCGGCGAGCAGTGGCTGCAGCTTCGGGGCCGTCGCCATCGGAAAGGGGCTGTTCAAGAAGGGTGCCCACGCGGTGAACTTTCTGGCATTCATGTTCGCGTCGACGAATCTCATCGTCGAACTCGGGTTGATGATCCTGTTACTGCTGGGTTGGGAGTTCCTTCTCGCGGAACTGCTCGGTGGCCTCGTCCTCATCGCTGTCATGGCCGTTATCGTCCACCTCACGCTCCCCGAGAACCTGTTTGACGAGGTGCGGGAGACGCTCAACGAGCGCGACCGCGAGGCAGGCGTCACCGAGGATCCCACGTGCGGGATGGAAGGCAAAGCCGAATACACGCTCACGACCGACGGCGGGGAGACGTTGCAGTTCTGCTCGGAGGGCTGTATGGAGACCTACCGGCAAGAGACAGCAAGTCGTGGTGGATGGCGCGATGAGCTGCTGTCGTGGGGCGGCTGGTACAAAATTGGGAACCAGTACAGGAAGGAGTGGTCGATGATCTGGAAGGACGTTGTCGCCGGCTTTCTCATCTCCGGGTTCGTCATCGTCTTTGTCCCCCAGTGGGTCTGGAACGCCCTGTTCGTCCAAGGTGATGGCGTGCTCGTAACCGCCGAAAACGCGATTATGGGTGTCTTCATCGCCGTCATCAGCTTTGTCGGCAGTATGGGCAATGTCCCGTTTGCCGTTGCGCTCTGGGGCGGCGGAATCAGCTTCGCCGGCGTTATCGCGTTCGTCTACGCCGATCTCATCACGATTCCGGTGTTGAACGTCTACAGGAAGTACTACGGCTGGAAGATTATGCTGTACATCCTCGGTGTGTTCTTCGTGACGATGGCGTTCACCGGCTTCCTCATGGAGTTGCTGTTTGACGCCCTTCGTATCGTCCCGAATCTGGCCAGCGGGGAGACAGCGACCGAACAGACGTACTTCAAGTTCAACTACACGTTCTATCTCAACCTCCTCGCCGTAGCGCTCTCGGGATTTCTCCTGTACGTATATCGTCGTGGCCTCGGCGCACCCGGTCAGTACCGCGACCCCGTCTGTGGGATGCGAACCGGAGAGAGCGAGCCCGCAGCGACACACGATGGCGAGACGTACTACTTCTGCTCACAGACCTGCAAGGAGACCTTCGAGGCGAATCCAGCCGACTACGCCACCGGACAGCCGATGGTGATGGATGGCCACGATCACTAG
- a CDS encoding SHOCT domain-containing protein, whose protein sequence is MPENTDDTRLVTILLVIIGAVVVFPMVFTGFGTMGSGPMMGGMWDSGMWGHGTMPGWMFVVGIVMQFLFLAALVGGGYLLYKAVTSRERDSDSALEELRLAYARGELTDDEYEQRREALERDTESR, encoded by the coding sequence ATGCCTGAAAATACGGACGACACACGGCTGGTCACGATTCTCCTCGTCATCATCGGTGCGGTCGTCGTCTTCCCGATGGTCTTCACGGGCTTCGGGACGATGGGATCCGGGCCGATGATGGGCGGGATGTGGGATAGTGGAATGTGGGGCCACGGAACGATGCCGGGGTGGATGTTCGTCGTCGGCATCGTGATGCAGTTCCTGTTCCTCGCTGCGCTCGTCGGGGGTGGGTATCTCCTGTACAAAGCGGTCACGAGCCGCGAGCGCGACTCGGACTCGGCGCTCGAAGAACTCCGACTCGCGTACGCTCGCGGCGAACTGACCGACGACGAATACGAACAGCGCCGAGAGGCACTCGAACGCGACACCGAGTCGCGCTGA